The Tistrella mobilis genome includes a window with the following:
- a CDS encoding ABC transporter ATP-binding protein translates to MTGSTRKPSGEPIVEVDGLVTRFGSTVIHDHLSFTVDRGEIMGVVGGSGSGKSVMLRTILGLIHPAEGRIRLLGEEITGSDDAARSRRQRRMGMLFQDGALFSQLTIAENVAMPLIEHANVRADTAHRLAIEKLVLVGLKPGDGGKLPSELSGGMRKRAGLARALALDPELLLLDEPTAGLDPISAEGFDQLILDLNHALGVTVMLVTHDLDTLHAICDRVAALVDKQIRIAPIDELARDPHPWLQSYFGGPRGRAALRATEMPRATAGNPPTDARPDAPPAR, encoded by the coding sequence ATGACCGGTTCGACACGCAAGCCATCCGGGGAACCCATCGTTGAGGTCGACGGTCTGGTGACCCGCTTCGGCAGCACCGTCATCCACGATCATCTGAGCTTCACCGTCGATCGCGGCGAGATCATGGGCGTGGTCGGCGGCTCGGGCTCGGGCAAGTCGGTGATGCTGCGGACCATCCTGGGCCTGATCCATCCGGCCGAGGGCCGCATCCGCCTGCTGGGCGAAGAGATCACCGGCTCCGACGACGCCGCGCGCAGCCGCCGCCAGCGGCGCATGGGCATGCTGTTCCAGGACGGCGCGCTGTTCAGCCAGCTGACCATCGCGGAGAACGTCGCCATGCCGCTGATCGAACATGCCAATGTCCGGGCCGACACCGCGCACCGGCTCGCGATCGAGAAGCTGGTGCTCGTGGGCCTCAAGCCGGGGGATGGCGGCAAACTGCCCTCGGAACTTTCGGGCGGCATGCGCAAGCGCGCCGGCCTTGCCCGGGCGCTGGCGCTCGACCCCGAGCTTCTCCTGCTCGACGAGCCGACCGCCGGCCTCGATCCGATTTCGGCCGAGGGCTTCGACCAGCTGATCCTGGACCTCAACCATGCGCTGGGGGTGACCGTCATGCTGGTCACCCACGACCTCGACACCCTGCACGCCATCTGCGACCGGGTCGCAGCGCTCGTCGACAAGCAGATCCGCATCGCGCCGATCGACGAGCTTGCCCGCGACCCGCATCCATGGCTGCAATCCTATTTCGGCGGGCCGCGCGGCCGCGCCGCGCTCAGGGCGACGGAGATGCCGCGGGCCACCGCCGGCAATCCCCCGACCGATGCGCGGCCGGATGCGCCGCCGGCCCGTTGA
- a CDS encoding MlaD family protein has translation METRANHLIVGSFVLVLLIGLVGFVLWVAGSRSDQSYTQYDIFFAQAITGLRTGDPVSYRGIPVGQISSIRIAPQNPDYILVTADIAETTPIGPNTVATLALQGITGGAYILLDTDDSGALSATGVRAESPSGHRVIPSKASRIDQIIAGAPDLISRAITLLDQANEVFGPENRAMITATLSDLKTVSGAIAQNPERLDKVMADAEATVTAARAAAERFDGMMTKLEGTAGNLDSQLSRTLTELRTTVGNVDQGATQLLTELRGTNRNLNSLIDENRTPINDFTSNGLYELTALLAEARSLVTTLNSLAVQIERDPQRFLLGGQQQGYTPGD, from the coding sequence ATGGAAACCCGTGCCAATCATCTGATCGTCGGCAGCTTCGTGCTGGTCCTGCTCATCGGCCTCGTGGGCTTCGTGCTCTGGGTGGCAGGCAGCCGCTCCGACCAGTCCTATACCCAGTACGACATCTTCTTCGCCCAGGCGATCACCGGCCTCAGGACCGGCGATCCGGTCAGCTATCGGGGCATTCCGGTGGGGCAGATCTCCTCGATCCGCATCGCGCCCCAGAACCCGGATTACATCCTGGTCACCGCCGACATCGCCGAGACCACGCCGATCGGTCCCAATACCGTGGCGACCCTCGCCCTGCAGGGCATCACCGGCGGCGCCTATATCCTGCTCGACACCGATGATTCCGGTGCGCTCTCGGCCACCGGCGTGCGGGCCGAAAGCCCGAGCGGTCATCGGGTGATCCCGTCCAAGGCCTCGCGGATCGACCAGATCATCGCCGGCGCCCCCGATCTGATCTCGCGCGCCATCACCCTGCTCGATCAGGCCAACGAGGTCTTCGGGCCCGAAAACCGGGCGATGATCACCGCCACCCTGTCGGATCTGAAGACGGTGAGCGGCGCGATCGCGCAGAACCCCGAACGGCTCGACAAGGTCATGGCCGATGCCGAGGCGACGGTCACCGCCGCCCGCGCGGCTGCCGAGCGCTTCGACGGCATGATGACGAAGCTTGAAGGCACCGCCGGCAATCTCGACAGTCAGCTGAGCCGGACGCTCACCGAGTTGCGGACCACCGTCGGCAATGTCGATCAGGGGGCAACACAGCTGCTCACCGAACTGCGCGGCACCAACCGCAACCTCAACAGCCTGATCGACGAAAACCGCACGCCGATCAATGACTTTACGTCCAACGGCCTCTATGAACTGACGGCGCTGCTGGCCGAGGCCCGCAGCCTCGTCACCACCTTGAACAGCCTCGCCGTGCAGATCGAGCGCGACCCGCAGCGCTTCCTGCTCGGCGGCCAGCAACAGGGATACACCCCCGGTGACTGA
- a CDS encoding ABC-type transport auxiliary lipoprotein family protein produces MTDATAPQINRRAVLRTGMLAATAALVLSACSPGSLLLGDPPQLYRLTAPEQIPGVATGGPDWQLSVERPTASAALDTSRVVLQRGRSEIGYFAKANWTDRTTGMMQSLMVDAFLNARSHVSVAPASVGLRPDFTLQSELLNYQAQYPAEGAGAPVIRLEVNTRLVTMPDRRIVAQKRFEIRQPAVTDGVQPVINAFDAATDRFLQELVVWAIDAGTAALPPR; encoded by the coding sequence GTGACTGACGCGACCGCACCCCAGATCAACCGTCGCGCCGTGTTGCGGACCGGCATGCTCGCCGCCACCGCGGCGCTCGTCCTCTCCGCCTGCTCGCCGGGCTCGCTGCTGCTCGGCGATCCGCCGCAGCTCTATCGTCTGACGGCGCCCGAACAGATCCCGGGGGTGGCGACCGGCGGCCCGGACTGGCAGCTGTCGGTCGAACGGCCCACGGCCTCCGCCGCCCTCGACACCTCGCGGGTGGTGTTGCAGCGCGGACGGTCCGAGATCGGCTATTTCGCCAAGGCCAACTGGACGGACCGCACCACCGGCATGATGCAGTCCCTGATGGTCGATGCCTTCCTGAATGCCCGCTCGCATGTCTCGGTGGCGCCGGCCTCGGTCGGGCTCAGGCCCGATTTCACGCTCCAGTCGGAACTGCTGAACTATCAGGCGCAGTACCCGGCCGAAGGCGCGGGCGCACCGGTGATCCGGCTGGAGGTCAATACCCGGCTGGTCACCATGCCCGACCGGCGGATCGTGGCCCAGAAGCGGTTCGAGATCCGCCAGCCGGCCGTGACCGACGGCGTGCAGCCGGTGATCAACGCCTTCGACGCCGCGACGGACCGGTTCCTGCAGGAGCTGGTGGTCTGGGCGA